A stretch of the Vitis vinifera cultivar Pinot Noir 40024 chromosome 16, ASM3070453v1 genome encodes the following:
- the LOC100250306 gene encoding histone-lysine N-methyltransferase ATXR6 encodes MASSQTRTLRRRRTQASKPISQSPLKSLSKSQIDDYYSDAVCEECGSGDAADELLLCDKCDRGFHLFCLRPIIVSVPKGPWFCPSCSSQKKLKYFPLVQTKIVDFFRIQRSTESTQKLNYDSQKRRKRSSSLVVSKKKRKLLPFNPTEDPLRRMEQMASLATALTATRTEFSNELTYIPGMAPKSANRAVLEHGGMQVLSKEDTETLNLCKSMMGRGEWPPLMVVFDPKEGFTVEADRFIKDLTIITEYVGDVDYLKNRENDEGDSMMTLISANEPLRSLVICPDKRGNIARFINGINNHMPDGKKKQNVKCVRFEVNGECRVLLIASRDIPKGERLYYDYNGYENEYPTQHFV; translated from the exons ATGGCTTCTTCACAAACCAGAACCCTTCGTAGACGCCGAACCCAAGCTTCAAAACCCATATCTCAATCTCCTCTAAAGTCCCTCTCAAAGTCCCAGATCGACGACTACTACAGCGATGCCGTCTGCGAAGAATGCGGCTCTGGTGACGCCGCCGACGAGCTGCTCCTGTGTGACAAGTGCGATCGGGGGTTTCATCTATTTTGCCTTAGACCCATCATCGTTTCTGTGCCCAAAGGGCCATGGTTCTGCCCTTCGTGCTCCAGTCAGAAGAAGCTCAAGT ATTTTCCTCTGGTCCAAACCAAAATTGTTGATTTCTTTCGGATTCAGAGGTCTACAGAATCAACACAAAAGCTTAATTATG atagcCAAAAGAGACGTAAAAGAAGCAGCAGCTTAGTCGTGtcaaagaagaagaggaagctGCTGCCCTTCAATCCAACCGAAGACCCTTTGAGGAGAATGGAACAAATGGCATCACTGGCAACAGCATTAACAGCTACCAGGACAGAGTTCAGCAATGAGCTCACTTACATCCCTGGTATGGCTCCTAAGTCTGCAAATCGAGCAGTTCTTGAGCATGGAGGAATGCAG GTTTTATCTAAAGAAGACACTGAAACCTTAAATTTATGCAAAAGCATGATGGGAAGAGGAGAATGGCCACCTCTTATGGTTGTTTTTGATCCTAAAGAAGG GTTCACAGTTGAGGCAGATAGGTTCATAAAAGATCTAACAATAATAACAGAGTATGTTGGAGATGTTGATTACTTGAAGAACAGAGAAAACGATGAAGGGGATAGCATGATGACCCTCATTTCTGCTAATGAGCCTTTAAGAAGCCTTGTCATCTGTCCTGACAAGCGTGGTAACATTGCCCGTTTCATCAATGGAATCAACAATCACATGCC GGATGGTaagaagaagcagaatgtcAAGTGTGTGAGGTTTGAAGTCAACGGCGAGTGTCGGGTTTTACTGATAGCAAGCAGAGACATACCAAAGGGAGAAAGATTGTATTATGACTACAATGGATATGAGAATGAATACCCAACTCAACACTTTGTCTAA